One stretch of Chryseobacterium fluminis DNA includes these proteins:
- a CDS encoding DNA repair protein RecN, translating into MLSRIYIKNFALIDTLEVSLNNGLQVITGETGAGKSIILGALRLILGERADVKSISKAEEKSVVETEFALNNQFKKFFIENDLDYEHQTIIRREILPSGKSRAFINDVPVTLDVLRELSSRLIDIHSQFETSNLFTSEYQFKIIDGLSENKRWVEDYQNQFADFQSLKIQLKKYQTELLENNRESDYKQFLLNELEELQLDDVDYEDLQNQLSIQENAGMISENLAQVLSRFHQEEVGILSFFNEARNKLSRIAEVSNGFAELNERLETSFVDLKDIISELENEAEKIEINPANLAALSEFNNKINSLLIKHNASDVDELKEIRDQLSGDQKGASELEETIAEIEEKIINKEKILLSLAEKLSKNRKKSVPVFIKKAERLLKQLGLEKAKVDIELWDSPEFNTFGRENIQLLFQANSGFPLKPIQTAISGGERSRVMLAVKKIIAESDELPTLILDEIDTGVSGKVAEEIGNLMREMSKDMQLIVISHLAQVAAKGNDNYKVVKQDIAGKTQSTIIPLSDQEKLNEIAQLLSGSKITEAALAQAKELIG; encoded by the coding sequence ATGCTGTCGAGAATTTACATTAAAAATTTTGCCCTTATTGATACACTTGAAGTATCACTGAACAATGGTTTACAGGTGATTACCGGAGAAACGGGAGCCGGTAAATCTATTATTTTAGGAGCCTTAAGGCTGATCCTTGGAGAAAGGGCCGATGTAAAGTCCATCTCGAAAGCGGAAGAAAAAAGTGTGGTGGAGACAGAATTTGCGCTCAACAATCAGTTCAAAAAATTCTTTATAGAAAATGACCTCGATTACGAGCACCAGACGATTATCAGACGGGAGATTTTGCCTTCCGGGAAGTCCAGGGCGTTCATCAATGATGTTCCGGTCACATTGGATGTTCTCAGGGAATTATCATCCAGGCTTATTGACATCCATTCCCAGTTTGAAACTTCCAATTTATTCACTTCTGAGTATCAGTTTAAAATTATAGACGGACTTTCGGAAAATAAAAGATGGGTAGAGGACTACCAAAATCAGTTTGCAGATTTTCAGAGTCTGAAAATTCAGCTTAAAAAATATCAGACCGAGCTCCTCGAAAATAACAGAGAAAGCGATTATAAGCAGTTTCTCCTTAATGAACTGGAAGAACTGCAGCTGGATGACGTAGATTACGAAGACCTTCAGAATCAGCTTTCTATTCAGGAAAATGCAGGAATGATTTCTGAGAATCTGGCCCAGGTGCTGTCGAGATTTCATCAGGAAGAAGTGGGGATCTTATCCTTCTTCAATGAGGCCAGAAATAAATTATCCAGAATTGCAGAAGTTTCCAATGGCTTTGCCGAACTTAATGAGAGGCTGGAAACATCTTTTGTAGATCTGAAAGATATCATCTCCGAACTCGAAAATGAAGCTGAAAAAATTGAAATAAATCCTGCCAACCTGGCTGCACTATCCGAATTCAATAATAAAATTAACAGTTTGCTCATTAAGCATAACGCCTCAGATGTGGATGAGCTGAAAGAAATCCGGGATCAGCTGTCCGGAGACCAGAAAGGAGCTTCGGAACTCGAAGAAACGATTGCAGAAATTGAAGAAAAAATTATAAATAAGGAAAAAATACTTCTGTCTCTCGCCGAAAAACTTTCAAAAAACAGAAAGAAAAGCGTTCCTGTTTTTATTAAAAAAGCAGAACGCTTATTAAAACAGTTAGGTCTTGAAAAAGCAAAAGTAGATATCGAATTGTGGGATTCACCGGAATTCAACACCTTTGGAAGAGAAAATATTCAGCTTTTATTTCAGGCTAATTCAGGATTTCCTTTAAAGCCTATCCAAACGGCCATTTCAGGAGGGGAAAGGTCAAGAGTAATGCTGGCAGTGAAAAAAATCATTGCGGAAAGTGACGAACTTCCAACACTTATTTTAGATGAAATTGATACCGGAGTTTCGGGAAAAGTAGCTGAGGAAATTGGAAATCTGATGCGTGAAATGTCAAAAGACATGCAGTTAATTGTGATCTCTCATCTGGCACAGGTGGCTGCTAAAGGAAACGACAATTATAAAGTAGTCAAACAGGATATTGCCGGCAAAACGCAGTCCACCATTATTCCTTTAAGCGATCAGGAAAAGCTTAATGAAATTGCCCAGCTGCTTTCAGGAAGCAAGATTACCGAAGCGGCGTTGGCGCAGGCTAAAGAGCTGATTGGTTAA
- the porD gene encoding type IX secretion system protein PorD: MKKIISLFLLLFISTMGFSQELLATVQVNSQQLGGSNQSAYKALEKSLRDFINNTSWTGRKLQNFEKIKCGFALVIKERNGNRFSGDMVVQAVRPVYNSSYESPLLNVQDTKISFDYIENENLIFNERQFSGKNLVDIIGFYVYTILGYDADSFQSMGGTQWFQKAQQIAQNGESQNTYDGWKQINEPRSRSILIKEIMSPSWSQTRATAYTYYRAGLDNLFNQDQTQAKRAIYDALSQLKNYENTFQQSYFFNTFMDNKNDEIFNIFNSGNNGNIPMTDLKQLMNTISPKYSEKWNKWK, from the coding sequence ATGAAAAAGATCATAAGCTTATTTTTACTGCTTTTCATATCTACGATGGGGTTTTCTCAGGAATTGCTGGCTACCGTACAGGTTAATTCCCAGCAGTTGGGAGGAAGTAACCAGTCTGCCTACAAAGCTCTGGAGAAAAGTCTCAGAGATTTTATTAACAATACAAGCTGGACAGGGAGAAAACTTCAGAATTTTGAGAAGATAAAATGTGGATTCGCCCTGGTTATTAAAGAAAGAAACGGAAACAGATTTTCGGGTGATATGGTGGTTCAGGCCGTGAGACCGGTTTACAATTCATCATATGAATCACCGCTGCTGAATGTTCAGGATACTAAAATTTCCTTCGATTATATTGAAAATGAAAACCTCATTTTCAATGAAAGACAGTTTTCGGGGAAAAATTTAGTGGATATCATCGGCTTTTATGTCTACACGATTTTAGGCTACGATGCAGATAGTTTTCAGTCAATGGGAGGCACCCAATGGTTTCAGAAAGCTCAGCAGATTGCCCAGAACGGAGAATCTCAGAACACCTATGACGGGTGGAAACAGATTAATGAGCCCAGAAGCCGTTCTATTTTAATTAAGGAAATTATGAGCCCGAGCTGGAGCCAGACCCGCGCCACTGCATACACGTACTACAGGGCAGGACTCGATAATTTATTTAATCAGGATCAGACGCAGGCCAAAAGAGCTATTTATGATGCACTCAGCCAGTTAAAAAACTACGAAAATACCTTCCAGCAAAGTTACTTCTTCAATACTTTTATGGACAATAAGAATGATGAGATCTTTAATATTTTCAATTCCGGAAATAACGGAAATATTCCGATGACTGACCTTAAACAGCTCATGAACACCATTTCTCCGAAATATTCCGAAAAATGGAATAAGTGGAAGTAA
- the coaBC gene encoding bifunctional phosphopantothenoylcysteine decarboxylase/phosphopantothenate--cysteine ligase CoaBC: protein MSLSGKKILIAVSGGIAAYKIHFLIRDFVKKNAEVQVIMTPDAENFVTKLSLATLSKKPVYSDFYGDNGTWNSHVELGLWADVMVVAPCTANTLAKMVYGMCDNLVIATYMSAKCPVFIAPAMDLDMYAHPSTQKNIELAESFGHTIIPAENGELASGLVGQGRMAEPETIANAVEKFFNKNDRKTLQDKVVLITAGPTYESIDPVRFIGNHSSGKMGFSLAEEASKRGAKVILILGPSVQNIHDPNVTVHRVVSAKEMLAKVFEFYEHADIAIASAAVADYAPKEVATEKIKKNDENLTIELVKNPDILKTMGEQKEHQFLVGFALETQNEEENAIGKLHRKNLDMIILNSLRDEGAGFKNDTNKIKIFTKTEKKEFNLKSKAEVATDILNFVEDQLLK from the coding sequence ATGAGTCTTTCCGGGAAAAAAATTCTCATTGCTGTTTCTGGAGGTATTGCAGCATACAAAATTCATTTTCTGATAAGAGATTTCGTTAAAAAGAATGCTGAAGTCCAGGTTATCATGACGCCGGATGCAGAAAATTTTGTTACAAAATTAAGTCTGGCGACCTTATCGAAAAAGCCTGTCTATTCAGATTTTTATGGTGATAACGGAACATGGAACAGTCATGTGGAGCTCGGTTTATGGGCTGATGTCATGGTAGTGGCACCCTGCACGGCCAATACCTTGGCAAAGATGGTTTACGGAATGTGTGATAATCTGGTTATTGCCACCTATATGTCTGCAAAATGTCCTGTTTTTATAGCTCCGGCGATGGATTTGGATATGTATGCACACCCATCGACCCAGAAAAATATAGAATTGGCCGAAAGCTTCGGACATACCATTATTCCTGCTGAGAACGGAGAGCTGGCAAGCGGGCTGGTCGGTCAGGGAAGAATGGCGGAGCCTGAAACAATTGCGAACGCTGTTGAAAAATTTTTTAATAAAAATGACAGAAAGACCCTGCAGGATAAAGTCGTTTTGATTACCGCAGGACCAACTTATGAATCGATTGATCCTGTGAGGTTTATCGGAAATCATTCGTCAGGAAAGATGGGCTTTTCTCTGGCTGAAGAGGCTTCAAAGCGCGGCGCAAAAGTTATTCTTATTTTGGGACCCAGTGTTCAGAATATCCATGATCCGAATGTGACGGTGCATAGAGTGGTTTCTGCAAAAGAAATGCTGGCAAAGGTTTTTGAGTTTTATGAACACGCAGATATCGCTATTGCGAGTGCAGCCGTGGCAGATTATGCTCCGAAAGAAGTTGCCACAGAAAAAATTAAAAAGAATGATGAGAATTTAACCATTGAACTGGTTAAAAATCCGGATATCCTTAAAACCATGGGTGAGCAGAAAGAACATCAGTTTTTGGTGGGTTTCGCTCTGGAAACCCAGAATGAAGAAGAAAATGCAATCGGGAAGCTTCACAGAAAGAACCTCGATATGATTATCCTGAATTCGCTGCGTGATGAAGGAGCCGGTTTTAAAAATGATACCAATAAAATTAAAATATTTACAAAGACGGAAAAGAAAGAATTTAACCTCAAATCAAAAGCCGAAGTTGCTACAGATATTCTCAATTTCGTTGAGGATCAACTTTTAAAATAA
- a CDS encoding DNA-directed RNA polymerase subunit omega — MSVKDTKAEVNTITYDKDKIEDKVGSIYEAIVIMGKRAEQINAEIRTELHNKLDEFAVHNSTLEEVFENREQIEISKHYEKLPKPTSIAVEEWLNEDIYFRKTEERK; from the coding sequence ATGAGTGTAAAAGATACAAAAGCAGAAGTAAATACTATCACTTACGATAAGGATAAGATTGAAGATAAAGTAGGTTCAATCTATGAAGCTATTGTTATCATGGGAAAGAGAGCAGAGCAGATCAATGCTGAAATTCGTACTGAGTTACACAACAAATTAGACGAATTTGCTGTTCACAATTCTACATTGGAAGAAGTTTTCGAAAACAGAGAACAGATCGAGATCTCCAAACATTACGAAAAACTTCCGAAACCAACTTCGATCGCTGTTGAAGAATGGCTGAATGAAGATATCTACTTCAGAAAAACAGAAGAAAGAAAATAA
- a CDS encoding outer membrane protein assembly factor BamD codes for MKKYILGLFAVAVVASCVSQQEKAMKSADKNFILKAANDNFAKKKWKNALALYDRLANLVAGTDDFPNVGFNTAYANYYDKNFKLAGHQFKNFAVSFPKDPRAEEAAYMSALCYYEGSMDYNLDQTSTELAINELQDFLNNYPNSERSKNITTLIDELSYKLEFKAYENARQYFNMGDYKAANVALENVLEDFPSTKLRPKIYDYMMKSRYQLAVKSIYDLKDERIDNALAFTRQVEKDLPNTEYSKTALELRQKLEKEKKDFVVVKKNTEARIAALTARQKKEADKLAAQNKTEQQMKDQVDAEKKAMQIQRDSAVINTPPPAATFKIQR; via the coding sequence ATGAAAAAATATATTTTAGGTCTTTTTGCTGTAGCGGTGGTTGCATCATGCGTGAGTCAGCAGGAAAAAGCAATGAAAAGTGCTGATAAAAATTTCATTCTAAAAGCAGCAAATGATAATTTTGCTAAAAAGAAATGGAAAAATGCGCTGGCTCTTTATGACAGACTTGCCAATCTTGTTGCCGGAACGGATGATTTTCCAAATGTAGGTTTTAATACGGCCTATGCAAATTATTACGATAAAAACTTTAAACTGGCAGGACACCAGTTTAAGAACTTTGCCGTAAGTTTTCCGAAAGATCCAAGAGCAGAAGAGGCAGCTTATATGTCGGCTTTATGTTATTACGAAGGGTCTATGGATTATAATCTGGATCAGACTAGCACGGAGCTTGCTATAAACGAACTTCAGGATTTCTTAAACAATTATCCGAACTCTGAAAGATCCAAGAATATCACAACATTAATCGATGAGTTGTCTTACAAGCTTGAATTTAAAGCATACGAAAACGCAAGACAGTATTTCAATATGGGGGATTATAAAGCGGCAAACGTTGCTTTGGAAAATGTACTGGAAGATTTTCCAAGTACAAAACTCCGTCCGAAAATTTATGATTATATGATGAAATCCCGTTACCAGCTGGCGGTAAAATCAATTTATGATCTTAAAGATGAACGTATTGATAATGCGCTGGCATTTACCAGACAGGTCGAAAAAGATCTTCCAAATACAGAATATTCCAAAACAGCTTTGGAGCTGAGACAAAAACTGGAGAAAGAGAAGAAAGATTTCGTTGTTGTAAAAAAGAATACAGAAGCCAGAATTGCAGCTTTAACAGCCCGACAGAAAAAAGAAGCGGATAAGCTGGCTGCGCAGAATAAAACAGAGCAGCAGATGAAGGATCAGGTAGATGCCGAGAAGAAAGCAATGCAGATCCAGAGGGATAGTGCGGTAATAAATACCCCTCCTCCGGCGGCGACTTTCAAAATTCAAAGATAA